The following coding sequences lie in one Flavobacterium sp. 20NA77.7 genomic window:
- a CDS encoding T9SS type A sorting domain-containing protein translates to MKKITLLIIVLISCLGFSQNLVTNGDFQTGVATPWTGNAANVVDLGASNFVNQANITAAGNPWDVNLSQNINLVSGKTYKLTFDAFTDSATGTRTILSGLGQNNAPYNSSTSTTTLTSNLQTFTYLITITYGDAVGDRVLFDMGAGTGYVFIDNVSVVEVLPLIQDFETPVTYSNLAAFSGTSVSVVADPVTGTSNGQVLKGIQGPGGDIWQGVEFVQTAKKAKLTTNKTMTVDVYCSQAFNILAKVEQGGTAPISATGQAYTTPGQWQTLTFNFAVPMDNTSVANGEYQKIIFFGNWKSTNDGFNNPLVPLTFYINNIRAEETIIPVTLPLIQNFETPNTYTSLASFSGSTATVVSDPVTGGTNGLVLKGVQGPGGDIWQGIEFVQTEKKAKLTTNKTMTVDVYCSQAFNLLAKVEQGGTGPNSANGQAYTTPGQWQTLTFNFAVPMDNTATANGEYQKIIFFGNWKSTNDGFNSPLVPLTFYLDNVRAEEAPVVPVTDPAPMTPAPTPPARLAADVVSAFSDAYTNEVVSAWGPDWGPFSSTIVDNPIATNPTKKISMISGKTFAGIVLGSYYDLTQFTHFHMDYWIPSPLLTGQTISIKLSNHAAQNGETSGIQTLPVPQGGQWVSLDIPLADFVAASNPANLARNSIKEIVITAARADNQQPLYMYFDNLYFHKNTTLSNEEFQLSQVKLYPNPASNMLNIQSANTIQSIVVYNVLGQEVLNKEVNSLSTGIDVSSFSNGMYVVKTLIGGVTSSTKFIKE, encoded by the coding sequence ATGAAAAAAATTACTTTATTAATTATTGTATTGATTTCCTGCCTCGGATTTTCTCAAAATCTGGTAACAAATGGGGATTTTCAAACTGGAGTTGCAACGCCATGGACTGGAAATGCAGCAAACGTAGTTGACTTAGGTGCATCCAACTTTGTAAATCAAGCAAATATTACAGCTGCTGGTAATCCTTGGGATGTTAATTTAAGTCAAAATATTAATTTAGTAAGTGGCAAAACTTACAAATTAACATTTGATGCCTTTACAGATTCAGCTACTGGCACTAGAACGATACTTTCTGGATTAGGTCAAAATAATGCGCCCTACAATTCATCTACTTCAACGACAACGTTGACTTCTAATCTTCAAACTTTTACATATTTAATTACTATAACTTATGGTGATGCTGTAGGCGATAGAGTATTATTTGATATGGGAGCAGGCACAGGTTATGTATTTATTGATAATGTATCGGTTGTTGAAGTATTACCATTGATTCAAGATTTTGAAACACCCGTAACGTATTCAAATTTAGCTGCTTTTAGTGGTACTTCAGTTTCAGTGGTTGCTGATCCTGTTACAGGGACTTCTAACGGGCAAGTATTAAAAGGCATACAAGGTCCAGGGGGAGATATATGGCAGGGGGTTGAGTTTGTTCAAACTGCAAAAAAAGCAAAGTTGACCACAAACAAAACAATGACTGTAGATGTTTATTGTTCTCAAGCCTTTAACATATTAGCTAAAGTAGAACAAGGTGGAACAGCCCCAATTTCTGCGACTGGACAAGCATACACAACACCTGGTCAATGGCAAACGCTAACATTTAACTTTGCAGTTCCGATGGATAATACCTCGGTTGCAAACGGTGAATACCAAAAAATTATCTTTTTTGGAAATTGGAAATCAACTAATGATGGATTTAACAACCCGCTAGTTCCATTAACATTTTACATAAATAATATTAGAGCAGAAGAAACAATAATTCCAGTTACACTTCCTTTAATTCAAAATTTTGAAACTCCAAATACTTATACAAGTTTAGCATCGTTTAGTGGTTCTACTGCAACAGTAGTGAGTGATCCTGTTACAGGGGGTACTAATGGTTTAGTATTAAAAGGCGTTCAAGGGCCTGGAGGAGATATATGGCAAGGAATAGAATTTGTGCAAACTGAGAAAAAAGCAAAATTAACTACTAATAAAACAATGACTGTAGATGTATATTGTTCTCAAGCTTTTAATTTATTAGCGAAAGTAGAACAAGGTGGAACTGGTCCAAATTCTGCCAATGGGCAAGCATACACAACACCTGGTCAATGGCAAACGCTAACATTTAACTTTGCTGTACCAATGGATAATACAGCAACCGCTAATGGTGAATATCAAAAAATTATCTTTTTTGGAAACTGGAAATCAACAAATGATGGTTTTAACAGCCCATTAGTTCCATTAACCTTTTACCTTGATAATGTAAGAGCAGAAGAAGCTCCTGTAGTTCCTGTTACTGATCCGGCTCCTATGACACCGGCTCCTACACCGCCTGCAAGATTAGCTGCTGATGTTGTTTCAGCGTTCAGTGATGCTTATACCAATGAGGTAGTTTCAGCGTGGGGACCAGATTGGGGACCATTCTCTTCAACAATTGTTGATAATCCAATTGCTACAAATCCTACTAAAAAAATTAGTATGATAAGTGGAAAAACTTTTGCAGGTATTGTACTTGGTTCATATTATGATTTAACACAATTTACACATTTTCATATGGATTATTGGATACCAAGTCCTCTTTTAACTGGTCAAACAATAAGTATAAAATTATCAAATCATGCAGCTCAAAATGGAGAAACAAGCGGTATACAAACATTGCCTGTTCCACAAGGAGGTCAGTGGGTGTCATTAGATATTCCATTAGCTGATTTTGTAGCGGCATCTAATCCAGCAAATTTAGCTAGAAACTCAATAAAAGAAATTGTAATTACAGCTGCTAGAGCGGATAATCAACAGCCTCTATACATGTATTTTGATAATCTTTATTTTCATAAAAATACTACGTTAAGTAATGAAGAATTTCAACTTTCTCAAGTTAAACTATATCCAAATCCTGCCTCTAATATGTTAAATATACAATCGGCTAATACTATTCAAAGTATTGTGGTTTATAACGTTTTAGGTCAAGAGGTTTTAAATAAAGAAGTTAATAGTTTATCAACGGGAATTGATGTTTCAAGTTTTAGTAATGGAATGTATGTTGTTAAAACACTAATAGGAGGAGTAACTTCATCAACAAAATTCATTAAAGAATAA
- a CDS encoding helix-turn-helix and ligand-binding sensor domain-containing protein — protein sequence MYYFKIIVTFLIVLINTTNSLAQQLPPIVKYSKEVYNAGIQNWMISQDNQRFMYFANNEGLLEFNGSKWTLNPSPNETIIRSVKCINNKIYTGAFMEFGYWQRATNGELYYTSLSNSIKSKIKDDEQFWGIFPFDNWILFQSLEKIYAYNTKSKTFTIIEPNSTIIKAFKTSNGIYFQTKNGLYEIDQGKSKLFLSNQIINQNKLINIYETPNGLILVTQKLGVYQYKNGQLTKFVTDIDTQIQQSNIYSSQLLSDESIALGSISNGIFIISKEGKKIYHITQNSGLSNNTALSLFEDLDKNLWIGLDNGINCINLKSPINSYLDNTGVLGAIYAAVTHNNKLYIGTNQGLFYKNLNSADKFEFVPNTKGQVWSLFTFQDTLFCGHDSGTYVVNGAIANLIFSGSGTWKFEPYGGNNNYILQGNYNGISVLEKRNNKWVFKNKIQGFDYSSKHFEIIGKNDVYVSHEYKGVYKFTIDNLISKATNILKFKNPKKGKNACLVKYNNFIYYASKEGVFKLNNTTKTFIKDKSLSSMYQNDEYVTGKMIVDNSNKLWFFTKNYIHYYSYGKLSTELKKNSLPIPSSLTNSMPGYENILQLENNKYLIGTTDGFYILKNDDFKFTNYKVSIMRIANTIGNSKPINIPINGEVKLSHDQNNLTFYFTVPEYDKYINAEYQYKLDGFTDEWSEWSFNSQVVFKNLPAGDYTFSVRAKVANSITDNIATFSFEIQKPWYASTLAKLLYFVLLIILGFYIHKFYTQYHEKRHQKIIAENNILLELKELENEQKIMKIKNEQLIQDVDKKNKELAVSTMNLIKKTELLNIIKSDLKNSSDSTTNRSIKSVITTINRNVKEENTWNVFKEAFDSADNNFLKKVKESHPILTPNDLRLCAYLRLNLSSKEIAPLLNISVRSIEIKRYRLRKKMNLPHEMGLVEYLLAI from the coding sequence ATGTATTATTTTAAAATTATTGTTACTTTTTTAATTGTATTAATTAACACCACAAATAGTTTAGCCCAGCAATTACCTCCTATTGTAAAATATTCTAAAGAAGTTTACAATGCAGGTATTCAAAATTGGATGATTTCTCAAGATAATCAACGGTTTATGTATTTTGCTAATAATGAAGGTTTATTAGAATTTAACGGTTCAAAATGGACTTTAAATCCTTCTCCAAATGAAACTATTATTCGTTCGGTCAAATGTATCAATAACAAAATTTACACAGGTGCTTTTATGGAATTTGGTTATTGGCAAAGAGCAACAAATGGAGAATTATATTATACTTCATTGAGTAACTCCATAAAATCAAAAATAAAAGATGATGAACAATTTTGGGGAATTTTCCCATTTGATAATTGGATCCTTTTTCAATCGTTGGAAAAAATTTATGCTTATAATACTAAGTCAAAGACATTCACAATTATTGAACCTAATAGTACCATAATTAAAGCTTTCAAAACATCTAATGGGATTTATTTTCAAACAAAAAATGGCTTATATGAAATAGATCAGGGTAAAAGTAAATTGTTTTTAAGTAATCAAATTATTAATCAAAATAAGTTGATAAATATTTATGAAACTCCAAATGGATTAATTTTAGTCACTCAAAAACTAGGTGTATATCAATATAAAAATGGACAACTAACTAAGTTTGTAACAGATATTGATACGCAAATTCAACAAAGTAATATTTATAGTAGTCAATTGTTATCCGATGAGAGTATTGCATTAGGATCCATTTCAAATGGTATTTTTATTATTTCAAAAGAGGGAAAAAAAATATATCATATTACCCAGAATTCAGGCTTAAGTAATAACACAGCACTTTCGTTATTTGAAGATTTAGATAAAAATTTATGGATTGGATTAGATAATGGTATTAATTGTATTAATTTAAAATCTCCTATTAATAGTTATTTAGATAATACGGGTGTTTTAGGGGCTATTTATGCTGCCGTAACTCATAACAATAAATTATATATTGGAACCAATCAAGGACTTTTTTATAAAAATTTAAATTCGGCTGACAAATTTGAGTTTGTGCCAAATACAAAAGGTCAAGTATGGTCACTATTTACTTTTCAAGATACCCTTTTTTGTGGCCATGATTCAGGTACTTATGTAGTGAATGGGGCTATTGCAAATTTAATTTTTTCAGGTTCGGGAACATGGAAATTTGAGCCGTATGGAGGGAATAACAATTATATTTTACAAGGCAATTATAATGGTATTTCAGTACTAGAAAAAAGGAATAATAAATGGGTGTTTAAAAATAAAATACAAGGTTTTGATTATTCTTCTAAACATTTTGAAATTATTGGTAAAAACGATGTTTATGTTAGTCATGAATATAAAGGGGTTTATAAATTTACTATCGATAATTTAATTTCAAAAGCTACAAATATTTTAAAATTTAAAAACCCTAAAAAGGGTAAGAATGCGTGTTTAGTTAAGTATAATAATTTTATTTATTATGCTTCAAAAGAAGGTGTTTTTAAATTAAATAATACAACTAAAACCTTTATTAAAGATAAATCTTTAAGTTCGATGTATCAAAATGATGAGTATGTTACTGGAAAAATGATTGTTGATAATTCAAATAAGCTTTGGTTTTTTACTAAAAATTATATTCATTATTACTCCTACGGAAAATTGTCTACGGAATTAAAGAAAAATAGTTTACCTATACCGTCTTCTCTAACAAATTCAATGCCCGGTTATGAAAATATTTTACAATTAGAAAATAATAAATACTTAATTGGTACTACTGATGGATTTTACATCCTAAAAAATGATGATTTTAAGTTTACTAATTATAAAGTTTCTATAATGCGAATTGCTAACACTATTGGCAATTCAAAACCTATTAATATACCTATAAACGGTGAAGTAAAATTATCCCATGATCAAAACAATCTAACATTTTATTTTACTGTTCCAGAATATGACAAATATATTAATGCTGAATATCAGTATAAATTAGACGGTTTTACTGATGAATGGAGTGAATGGTCATTTAATTCACAAGTAGTTTTTAAAAATTTGCCCGCAGGAGATTATACCTTTAGTGTAAGAGCTAAAGTTGCAAATTCAATTACAGATAATATTGCTACTTTTTCTTTTGAAATTCAAAAGCCATGGTATGCCAGTACTTTAGCTAAGTTATTATATTTTGTACTACTCATAATATTAGGTTTTTATATTCATAAATTTTATACTCAATATCATGAAAAAAGACATCAAAAAATTATTGCAGAAAATAATATTTTGTTAGAGCTTAAAGAATTAGAAAATGAGCAGAAAATAATGAAGATTAAGAATGAACAATTAATTCAAGATGTTGATAAGAAAAATAAAGAATTAGCTGTTTCTACGATGAATCTTATCAAAAAAACAGAACTTTTGAATATTATAAAAAGCGATTTAAAAAACTCATCAGATAGTACAACAAATAGAAGCATTAAATCTGTAATTACTACAATTAATAGGAACGTTAAAGAAGAAAACACTTGGAATGTATTTAAAGAGGCATTTGATAGTGCTGATAATAATTTTTTAAAGAAGGTAAAAGAAAGTCATCCAATTTTAACCCCTAATGATTTGAGGTTATGTGCGTATCTTCGATTAAATTTATCATCTAAAGAGATAGCTCCATTACTTAATATTTCAGTTCGAAGCATTGAAATAAAACGCTATCGTTTGCGTAAAAAAATGAATTTACCTCACGAAATGGGATTAGTTGAGTATTTACTAGCTATTTAG
- a CDS encoding glycoside hydrolase 5 family protein: protein MKKIILLVFLSYSTLSFSQADKVIVENSNSRFKLKVNGSDFIINGMNWDYFPIGTNYNYSLWKQSDGFIQQALDQEMSLLQNMGVNTIRVYTGIPKKWIEYVYNKYGIYTMLNHSFGRYGLTIDGNWTPNTDYSNTKTKTLLLKEVAELANEYKDTKGLLLFLLGNENNYGLFWDGAETENIPVDERKSTLRAKAMYKLFNEASLTIKSIDTNHPVAICNGDLLFLNIVAQECKDVDVFGTNVYRGQSFGDLFQRVKQEYGKPVLFTEFGSDSYNTNTNSEDQLAQATYLKQNWSEIYENAAGLNKAANCIGGFTFQFSDGWWKYGQTKNLEIHDDMASWSNGGYQFDFVSGENNMNEEWFGICAKGKTNAKGFYELFPRASYYVLKEVHKFNPLENDCNLEKLKKHFSSINIIDAVLKARSDKASLGTSENEILKISNLRAEFTTFNTGGSLLTTPIQSNPETTSYPNKLGFDYMQSYYIGVEANPTSNMKANVNVNILGHVAENPINEIFYENRGRVQKLVTENGTVVQSDVNRVQVYNASYSWNEKHFNLRGFYRTGHYHWGYEGDFFALYPEANYGPNLDMYNGEISGFEIDGKKEISGLKAAFGPQLWWGANPAFLLKYTKKIGKFDATAVYHEDIDKAAAALTSIAIPMPKTRRATIHFKSSFGKLNLDFGGIWGGQPLNGRVFQFAVPTNNTYTIFDDKVKSSDNFGGKAKITYSGGRFNFYAQGAIMGLVANGGADNTQTFTGWRLKDSGSGNQTNFLTGFTYTIGKLQIAPNFLWQKPLVDAMPNDVNAPGRLRNILDDPFVVRVNRETIGGELLLTYDPTPATWMYEWDNDRSEDAKFAFSSGFVFRHLPTTQDAAIGFLSNRTSFAFAKSAPVHDLWESNTRIVSKINSEFGMIANVYFGNAQANGSDTRLIQRMGADLRLIYNKLKLVSSVKVNDWGPYDYHRDFNLTYPLQLSFDLSTTLGKPDWFILPNTKMGIMGIWRSLDQYSPRYLPNQTATIYDTEPIISPVGFNKGIEWEIRTYIHINIGK from the coding sequence ATGAAGAAAATCATTTTATTAGTTTTTTTATCTTATTCAACACTTTCCTTTTCTCAGGCAGATAAAGTAATAGTTGAAAATAGTAATTCTCGTTTTAAACTTAAAGTCAATGGAAGTGATTTTATTATAAATGGAATGAACTGGGATTATTTTCCAATTGGTACAAATTATAATTATAGTTTGTGGAAACAATCAGATGGTTTTATTCAACAAGCACTTGACCAAGAAATGAGTTTGTTGCAAAACATGGGGGTAAATACTATAAGAGTTTATACGGGTATACCAAAAAAATGGATAGAATATGTTTATAATAAGTATGGTATTTATACTATGTTAAACCATTCTTTTGGCCGATATGGATTAACTATTGATGGAAATTGGACGCCTAATACGGATTATTCTAATACAAAAACCAAAACCCTTTTATTAAAAGAAGTTGCAGAATTAGCTAATGAATATAAGGATACTAAAGGTTTATTGTTGTTTTTATTAGGTAATGAAAACAACTATGGATTGTTTTGGGATGGTGCAGAAACAGAAAATATTCCTGTTGATGAACGTAAATCTACATTACGTGCTAAAGCAATGTATAAATTGTTTAATGAAGCCTCGTTAACAATAAAATCTATTGATACGAATCATCCAGTTGCGATTTGTAATGGTGATTTATTATTTTTAAATATTGTAGCTCAAGAATGTAAAGATGTTGATGTTTTTGGAACAAATGTATATAGAGGCCAATCTTTTGGAGATTTATTTCAACGAGTTAAGCAAGAATATGGAAAACCAGTTTTATTTACAGAATTTGGTTCGGATAGTTACAATACAAATACTAATTCTGAAGATCAATTAGCGCAAGCAACCTATTTAAAACAAAATTGGAGTGAAATTTACGAAAATGCCGCAGGACTAAATAAGGCTGCAAATTGTATTGGTGGATTTACTTTTCAGTTTAGTGATGGATGGTGGAAATATGGACAAACTAAAAATTTAGAAATTCATGATGATATGGCTTCTTGGTCTAATGGAGGGTATCAATTTGATTTTGTTTCGGGCGAAAATAATATGAACGAAGAATGGTTTGGTATTTGTGCTAAAGGTAAAACTAATGCCAAAGGATTTTATGAATTGTTCCCAAGAGCATCTTATTATGTATTAAAAGAAGTGCATAAATTTAATCCACTTGAAAATGATTGTAATTTAGAAAAATTAAAAAAACATTTTAGTTCTATTAATATTATAGACGCAGTGTTAAAAGCGAGAAGTGATAAAGCATCTTTAGGTACTAGTGAAAATGAAATTTTAAAAATAAGTAATTTAAGAGCAGAATTTACAACATTTAATACTGGAGGTAGTTTATTGACAACTCCAATCCAATCGAATCCAGAAACAACATCATACCCAAATAAATTAGGTTTTGACTACATGCAATCCTATTATATAGGTGTTGAAGCAAACCCAACTTCAAACATGAAAGCAAATGTAAATGTTAACATTTTGGGGCATGTTGCAGAAAATCCAATAAATGAAATTTTTTATGAAAATAGAGGTAGAGTACAAAAATTAGTAACTGAAAATGGAACTGTTGTTCAATCAGATGTGAACAGAGTGCAAGTTTACAATGCATCCTATAGTTGGAATGAAAAACACTTTAATTTAAGAGGGTTTTATAGAACTGGTCATTACCATTGGGGTTACGAAGGAGACTTTTTTGCACTTTATCCAGAGGCAAATTATGGTCCAAATTTAGATATGTATAACGGAGAAATTTCAGGTTTTGAAATCGATGGAAAAAAAGAAATTTCAGGATTAAAAGCCGCATTTGGTCCACAACTTTGGTGGGGTGCAAATCCAGCATTTTTACTTAAGTATACTAAAAAAATTGGCAAATTTGACGCTACAGCAGTTTATCATGAAGATATAGATAAAGCCGCTGCTGCATTAACATCAATAGCTATTCCAATGCCAAAAACCAGAAGAGCTACAATTCATTTTAAATCAAGTTTTGGAAAACTTAATTTAGATTTTGGAGGTATTTGGGGCGGTCAACCACTAAATGGAAGAGTTTTTCAATTTGCAGTTCCTACTAACAACACATATACTATTTTTGATGATAAAGTGAAAAGTAGTGATAATTTTGGAGGTAAAGCAAAAATAACGTATTCAGGAGGAAGATTTAATTTCTATGCACAAGGAGCAATAATGGGATTAGTTGCGAATGGTGGTGCTGATAATACACAAACATTTACAGGTTGGAGACTAAAAGATAGTGGAAGTGGAAATCAAACAAATTTTTTAACTGGATTTACATATACAATTGGGAAATTACAAATTGCGCCAAATTTCTTATGGCAAAAACCACTAGTTGATGCAATGCCAAATGATGTAAATGCTCCTGGTAGATTAAGAAACATTCTTGATGATCCTTTTGTAGTAAGAGTAAATAGAGAAACGATTGGAGGAGAACTTTTACTTACGTATGATCCAACTCCAGCAACATGGATGTATGAATGGGACAATGATAGATCAGAGGATGCTAAATTTGCATTTAGTTCAGGATTTGTTTTTAGACATTTACCTACGACTCAAGATGCAGCAATCGGTTTTTTAAGTAATAGAACCTCTTTTGCATTTGCTAAATCTGCACCAGTACACGATTTATGGGAATCAAACACCAGAATTGTTTCAAAAATTAATTCAGAATTTGGAATGATAGCTAATGTTTATTTTGGAAATGCTCAAGCAAATGGAAGCGATACTAGATTAATTCAGCGAATGGGTGCTGATTTAAGATTAATTTACAATAAACTAAAATTAGTTTCTTCAGTAAAAGTTAACGATTGGGGCCCTTATGATTATCATAGAGATTTTAATTTAACGTATCCACTTCAATTGTCTTTTGATTTATCAACTACATTGGGTAAACCAGACTGGTTTATTTTACCAAATACTAAAATGGGAATTATGGGAATATGGCGTTCGTTAGATCAATATTCACCACGATATTTGCCTAATCAAACTGCAACAATTTATGATACAGAACCAATTATTAGTCCTGTTGGGTTTAATAAAGGTATTGAGTGGGAAATTAGAACGTACATACATATTAATATTGGTAAATAA
- a CDS encoding glycosyl hydrolase family 16: protein MKKNKNLLVNSWYLLFVMFFNLSCDRELSEDAQLATFSKNPNVFIDEFSAGLGYGAFSGSKYSAFSVDTQVKYQGTSSMRFDVPNEGDPAGSYAGGAFIDQTGRNLTEYDALTFWIKSSHAASLNEIGFGMDFGQNKFRVTLENVSINTNWQKVIIPIPDASKLTIEKGMFWYSEGPENGLGYTFWIDNVKYEKLGTIAQGASLILNGSNVTQTTFVGMETNITGVKATFNMPNGVNQNLTISPAYLNFTSSNPNTATVNSSGVVSSINAGTSVVTANFNGVPTTGSMTINCLGTFTPAPTPTRNQANVISVFSDTYSNIPVNYYNGYWQPWQTTTSNDFTVQGNNVLHYTNFNFVGIEFSSPTVNATNMTHLHIDAFIPGTIAPGRQLRVKVVDFGANGVFSGGDDTSHSTTFTVPTLVSQSWIPIDIPFTAMSGLSGRAHLAQIILEGGDGSSIYIDNVYLYN from the coding sequence ATGAAAAAAAATAAAAATCTATTAGTAAATTCATGGTATTTACTTTTTGTAATGTTTTTTAATTTGAGCTGTGATAGAGAATTATCAGAAGATGCACAACTAGCAACATTTTCTAAAAACCCAAATGTATTCATCGATGAATTCAGCGCAGGCTTAGGTTATGGTGCATTTTCAGGTTCTAAGTATAGCGCGTTTTCTGTTGATACTCAAGTAAAATATCAAGGTACCTCATCAATGCGTTTTGATGTCCCTAATGAAGGAGATCCTGCTGGAAGTTATGCAGGAGGAGCTTTTATAGATCAAACAGGGAGAAATCTTACTGAGTACGATGCATTAACATTTTGGATTAAATCGTCACATGCAGCTTCCTTGAATGAAATTGGTTTTGGTATGGACTTTGGTCAAAATAAGTTTAGAGTTACATTAGAAAATGTAAGTATAAATACAAATTGGCAAAAGGTTATTATTCCTATACCAGACGCTTCTAAATTGACAATTGAAAAAGGAATGTTTTGGTATTCTGAAGGACCTGAGAATGGTTTAGGGTACACATTTTGGATAGACAATGTTAAATATGAAAAATTAGGAACAATTGCTCAAGGCGCTTCACTTATTTTAAATGGTTCAAACGTAACTCAAACAACGTTTGTTGGAATGGAAACTAATATAACAGGTGTAAAAGCAACATTTAATATGCCAAACGGAGTAAATCAAAATTTGACTATTAGTCCAGCATATTTGAATTTTACATCATCAAATCCAAATACCGCTACTGTTAATTCTTCAGGAGTTGTAAGTTCTATTAATGCTGGTACTTCTGTAGTTACTGCAAATTTTAATGGTGTACCTACAACAGGTAGTATGACAATTAATTGTTTAGGAACTTTTACACCAGCACCAACACCAACTAGAAATCAAGCGAATGTCATATCCGTTTTTTCAGATACTTATTCAAATATTCCAGTGAATTATTATAACGGATATTGGCAACCCTGGCAAACAACTACATCTAACGATTTTACAGTTCAAGGAAATAATGTTCTGCATTATACAAATTTTAATTTTGTAGGCATCGAATTCAGCTCACCAACTGTTAATGCTACTAATATGACACATTTACATATTGATGCATTCATACCAGGTACAATTGCGCCAGGAAGACAACTTAGAGTAAAAGTTGTAGATTTTGGGGCAAATGGTGTTTTCAGTGGTGGGGATGATACTAGTCATTCTACCACATTTACAGTGCCTACTTTAGTTTCGCAATCATGGATACCAATTGATATTCCATTCACAGCAATGTCTGGACTTTCAGGTAGAGCGCATTTAGCTCAAATCATTTTAGAAGGTGGTGATGGTTCTTCTATTTATATTGATAATGTTTATTTATACAATTAA
- a CDS encoding glycoside hydrolase family 16 protein has product MKYLHNYKLVLFVTFISLLIFSNCSTDEKQTVTTMHELVFQDEFNTNGSPNSNFWNYNIGTGTNGWGNNELQYYTSRPENIQIVNGNLKITAKQELYMGSGYTSARIFSKNKIEQKYGRIEARIKLPLGKGLWPAFWMLGADSDMVSWPQCGEIDIMEYLGNSPTQVFGTVHGPGYSGGQSISKTYTLTNSRFDTEFHIFGIEWGENYINYYVDNVLYNQITPADVTGEWVFNKPFYLILNVAVGGNLPGSPNSQTSFPQSMLVDYVRIYK; this is encoded by the coding sequence ATGAAATATTTACATAATTATAAGCTAGTACTATTTGTTACATTCATTTCACTACTAATTTTTTCAAATTGTTCTACAGACGAAAAACAAACTGTTACTACGATGCATGAATTAGTTTTTCAAGATGAATTTAATACAAATGGAAGTCCAAATTCTAATTTTTGGAATTATAATATTGGAACAGGAACTAATGGTTGGGGAAACAACGAGTTACAATATTATACAAGTAGACCAGAAAATATACAAATTGTGAATGGTAATTTAAAAATTACGGCAAAGCAAGAGTTATATATGGGATCGGGTTATACTTCAGCAAGAATTTTTTCAAAAAATAAAATTGAACAAAAATACGGAAGAATTGAAGCTCGAATTAAGTTGCCTCTTGGAAAAGGTCTTTGGCCTGCATTTTGGATGCTAGGAGCAGATTCTGATATGGTTAGTTGGCCACAATGCGGCGAAATTGATATTATGGAATATTTAGGTAATAGTCCTACACAAGTTTTTGGTACTGTTCATGGACCAGGATATTCAGGTGGCCAATCAATATCAAAAACATATACATTGACAAATAGCAGATTTGATACTGAATTTCACATTTTTGGAATTGAATGGGGCGAAAATTACATCAATTATTATGTAGATAATGTTTTATACAATCAGATTACACCTGCAGATGTAACAGGTGAATGGGTATTTAACAAACCTTTTTATCTCATTTTAAATGTTGCTGTTGGTGGCAATTTACCAGGTTCGCCAAATAGCCAAACGAGTTTTCCACAATCAATGTTAGTTGATTATGTAAGAATATATAAGTAA